One window of Streptomyces sp. NBC_00273 genomic DNA carries:
- the def gene encoding peptide deformylase → MRQRPIPGTSGLVRPMSLLGDPVLHSACAEVTAFGPELDRLIEDMFATMYAAEGVGLAANQIGVGQRVFVYDCPDDEDVRHVGHIVNPRLVTADGDEFRGPEGCLSLPGLEAGTVRFDHAVVEGVTSDGAAVRIAGTGFFARCLQHECDHLDGTVYADRVTGLRARRLRRAIRKTSWGAEALRG, encoded by the coding sequence ATGCGACAGCGTCCCATTCCCGGTACCTCCGGCCTCGTCCGCCCCATGAGTCTGTTGGGTGATCCGGTGCTCCACTCCGCGTGCGCGGAAGTCACCGCATTCGGCCCGGAACTCGACCGGCTCATCGAGGACATGTTCGCCACGATGTACGCCGCCGAGGGCGTCGGGCTCGCCGCGAACCAGATCGGCGTCGGACAGCGGGTGTTCGTCTACGACTGCCCCGACGACGAGGACGTCCGCCACGTCGGGCACATCGTCAACCCGCGGTTGGTGACGGCCGACGGGGACGAGTTCCGGGGGCCGGAGGGGTGCCTGTCCCTGCCGGGGCTGGAGGCGGGGACGGTCCGCTTCGACCACGCGGTGGTGGAAGGCGTCACGTCGGACGGGGCGGCCGTCAGGATCGCCGGGACGGGGTTCTTCGCGCGGTGCCTCCAGCACGAGTGCGACCACCTCGACGGGACGGTGTACGCGGACCGCGTGACGGGCCTGCGCGCCCGTCGCCTGCGGCGTGCCATCCGAAAGACCTCCTGGGGAGCCGAGGCGCTGCGCGGCTAG
- a CDS encoding TetR family transcriptional regulator has product METTQQAGEPGAAERRRRELLEAADRVVLRDGPKASMNAIAAEAGITKPILYRHFGDKAGLYQALAVRHTDALLDSLRAALDAPAERRRRVEATLDTYLAAIEARPQVYRFLMHPAEDSHSAERGFDVGLHSAPLLRRLGEELAEVIGERVDLGPGGERLARIWGHGIVGMMHAAGDWWLGERPCERAELVAGLTDLLWGRLATAGNREDGPGF; this is encoded by the coding sequence ATGGAGACCACTCAGCAGGCCGGTGAGCCGGGAGCGGCCGAACGCCGCCGTCGGGAACTGCTCGAAGCCGCCGACCGGGTCGTGCTCAGGGACGGCCCCAAAGCCTCCATGAACGCGATCGCGGCGGAGGCCGGCATCACCAAGCCCATCCTCTACCGGCACTTCGGGGACAAGGCGGGCCTCTACCAGGCCCTCGCCGTCCGGCACACCGACGCCCTGCTCGACTCGCTTCGGGCGGCGCTCGACGCCCCCGCCGAGCGGCGCCGCCGGGTGGAGGCGACCCTCGACACCTATCTTGCCGCCATCGAGGCCCGCCCGCAGGTCTACCGCTTCCTCATGCACCCTGCCGAGGACTCCCACAGCGCCGAACGCGGCTTCGACGTCGGCCTGCACTCGGCCCCGCTGCTGCGCCGGCTCGGCGAGGAACTGGCCGAGGTGATCGGCGAACGCGTGGACCTCGGTCCGGGGGGCGAACGCCTCGCCCGGATCTGGGGCCACGGCATCGTCGGCATGATGCACGCGGCCGGCGACTGGTGGCTGGGCGAACGCCCCTGCGAGCGTGCGGAGCTGGTCGCCGGCCTCACGGACCTCCTCTGGGGCCGCCTGGCCACCGCCGGCAACCGCGAAGACGGCCCGGGCTTCTAG